ACTCTGGAAGAGAGACGAGTCGTTGGACAAGCGCAAATCCTTACAATATTCCGAGATGAATTCGTTGGAAATGTTGACAAACAAAGATTGCTGTGAATGGATGTTTTCAAAATGGTCTAGAAGCTCAGAAACGAATCGCATTTCGCTAGCATTGTTCTTCTTGCGGTCTCGttcaatattgaagctATGCTTCATCTTCGCTATAAAATCTGCAAGCAACTTGTCCTTGTGATTGCCCAAATCGAAGTCGTCTTCGCTGCGATTGTTCTGGAAAAGTAACAAAGTCATTAATGGGGAGATCTCAGAAAGATATTCCTTGAAAAATCTCGAAAAGTTGTCCTTGGAATATAAGTAGGCATCCAAAGCATCATTGAGGCTAAACGACGAGTCCTTACCATTCAAAAGTATAATGAACTCTAGCATGTGGAATTTGAACTCGATATCATTGAAATTAGAAGGTACAGGATTGGACAACTGGCTAATTCTGGAAGAGTTCCTTACCTTTTCGTTGTATTTATCTTTAAACCATGAAAGTGCCTTTGACAAATCATGGTTGACAACAATGTCTTGCACGATTTTGTTGAGGAACTCAAATTTGGCAAGCAATGATTCGTCTATCACTACACTGGATCCGAGCAGCAACTCCTTGACGATTTCTTTGACGATGTCACACTGACCGATTTTTAGCAAATGCAAGATAATGGCTTTGATCAACTCCTCTCTGTTCTCTATCTTGATGCCCTTCAAGTCGCTGGAGAAACCCACCAGCTCTGtcttgtctttttcagTAGAGTCAGTATACACTGGGAAGTTGTTAAGAAGTAGTGGATAAGTATATGCATCGTCCAAATCTATATTGAACTTCGAGTTCACAAGGatattcttcagaaacCGATTCGTCGCCGTGTTGTACGACTTCAAAGAGTCAATAGAGGTCTTGTACCACTTATTGGTAAACTTCAGAAGACACTCTCCCAAATTGAGATTTTCTTTGGGTA
This window of the Scheffersomyces stipitis CBS 6054 chromosome 6, complete sequence genome carries:
- a CDS encoding predicted protein, with protein sequence MSLLETLSSEIGTFTKSGGDNLHDLYNESESLLKELKELEASLESQLEQENIKCLSKFTNKWYKTSIDSLKSYNTATNRFSKNILVNSKFNIDLDDAYTYPLLLNNFPVYTDSTEKDKTESVGFSSDLKGIKIENREELIKAIILHLLKIGQCDIVKEIVKELSLGSSVVIDESLLAKFEFLNKIVQDIVVNHDLSKALSWFKDKYNEKVRNSSRISQLSNPVPSNFNDIEFKFHMLEFIILLNGKDSSFSLNDALDAYLYSKDNFSRFFKEYLSEISPLMTLLLFQNNRSEDDFDLGNHKDKLLADFIAKMKHSFNIERDRKKNNASEMRFVSELLDHFENIHSQQSLFVNISNEFISEYCKDLRLSNDSSLFQSILAGYIYLPSFYKYNQIQSKMNKLISVSSEARNGDDSKNGTSTEMSNGGEATIINYEATFNYDLPFQLPDSNRFLFNYHPIFICPISKEQLVPITHNQDQNVDEEPQSKRKKSSSLDPAASSSSTTTSFSTSSSSPNNPVVVLNFCQHLALRESVWQLSKKGSDIFKCHYCYKKHKFSDVTDAYFIDL